The Carassius gibelio isolate Cgi1373 ecotype wild population from Czech Republic chromosome B22, carGib1.2-hapl.c, whole genome shotgun sequence genome window below encodes:
- the LOC127988495 gene encoding uncharacterized protein LOC127988495 isoform X2 has product MSEHTVEQGKEEEKEKHISIQRGSAPCFYHEEAGGTDVVMEDSAPAASMVTTGMVCDKQLSGSRSCWDFQPSDWQSSLMERNFLIWVLRARLPEERALPYSRAEEERHSLIRARDRNVTKEVCFWLPGQDNPAQITKKKTALRDQWMEFIVTEHQRSCASVFVCSLHFEDACFTNKAQFDAGFAHRLFLKDNAVPMKKGHDHVLEPQAIANSCLDVIVMVAKEKGTDVFAANSYVVVTWLPPLELDPFLSFPDNIGSKDYILLPAWMPGHWMLCVLKPKNKAMYFFDSTHPYGIGDVKYVTVFRLHYIHKYYVQSSQFKVCCSKFVVPKFALH; this is encoded by the exons ATGTCGGAGCACACTGTAGAACaaggaaaagaagaagagaaagag AAGCACATATCGATTCAGAGAGGGTCAGCGCCTTGTTTCTACCATGAGGAAGCAGGTGGAACTGATGTTGTGATGGAGGACAGTGCCCCGGCTGCTTCAATGGTTACAACAG GAATGGTTTGTGACAAACAGTTGTCTGGCAGTAGAAGTTGTTGGGATTTCCAGCCAAGTGATTGGCAGTCATCATTG atggagcggaatttccttatatgggtcctaagggcacgtctgccggaagagcgcgcgctcccgtatagcagagcagaggaggagagacattcactgatcagagcgagagaccgaaatgtcacaaaagaagtgtgtttttggttgccagggcaagacaaccctgcacagattaccaaaaaaaaaacagcattaagggaccagtggatggagtttattgttacagagcatcaacggagttgtgcaagtgtttttgtttgttccctgcattttgaagatgcttgttttacaaacaaggcccagtttgacgccggatttgcacatcgtttatttcttaaggataatgcagtcccaatgaaaaagggtcacgatcatgtattggaaccgcaggcg attGCAAACAGCTGTCTTGATGTGATCGTCATGGTGGCTAAGGAAAAG GGAACAGATGTGTTTGCAGCAAATTCCTATGTTGTAGTTACCTGGCTACCACCACTTGAATTGGACCCATTTTTATCGTTTCCA GATAACATAGGATCCAAGGATTACATTCTGCTCCCTGCTTGGATGCCAGGACACTGGATGCTATGT GTTCTGAAGCCTAAAAACAAGGCTATGTATTTTTTTGATTCAACTCACCCCTATGGGATTGGTGATGTAAAATATGTGACTGTCTTCAGGTTGcattacatacataaatattatgTTCAGAGTTCGCAGTTCAAGGTTTGCTGTTCAAAGTTCGTTGTTCCAAAGTTTGCTCTTCATTGA
- the LOC127988495 gene encoding uncharacterized protein LOC127988495 isoform X3, translated as MSEHTVEQGKEEEKEKHISIQRGSAPCFYHEEAGGTDVVMEDSAPAASMVTTGGMVCDKQLSGSRSCWDFQPSDWQSSLMERNFLIWVLRARLPEERALPYSRAEEERHSLIRARDRNVTKEVCFWLPGQDNPAQITKKKTALRDQWMEFIVTEHQRSCASVFVCSLHFEDACFTNKAQFDAGFAHRLFLKDNAVPMKKGHDHVLEPQAIANSCLDVIVMVAKEKGTDVFAANSYVVVTWLPPLELDPFLSFPDNIGSKDYILLPAWMPGHWMLCVLKPKNKAMYFFDSTHPYGIGDVKYVTVFRLHYIHKYYVQSSQFK; from the exons ATGTCGGAGCACACTGTAGAACaaggaaaagaagaagagaaagag AAGCACATATCGATTCAGAGAGGGTCAGCGCCTTGTTTCTACCATGAGGAAGCAGGTGGAACTGATGTTGTGATGGAGGACAGTGCCCCGGCTGCTTCAATGGTTACAACAGGTG GAATGGTTTGTGACAAACAGTTGTCTGGCAGTAGAAGTTGTTGGGATTTCCAGCCAAGTGATTGGCAGTCATCATTG atggagcggaatttccttatatgggtcctaagggcacgtctgccggaagagcgcgcgctcccgtatagcagagcagaggaggagagacattcactgatcagagcgagagaccgaaatgtcacaaaagaagtgtgtttttggttgccagggcaagacaaccctgcacagattaccaaaaaaaaaacagcattaagggaccagtggatggagtttattgttacagagcatcaacggagttgtgcaagtgtttttgtttgttccctgcattttgaagatgcttgttttacaaacaaggcccagtttgacgccggatttgcacatcgtttatttcttaaggataatgcagtcccaatgaaaaagggtcacgatcatgtattggaaccgcaggcg attGCAAACAGCTGTCTTGATGTGATCGTCATGGTGGCTAAGGAAAAG GGAACAGATGTGTTTGCAGCAAATTCCTATGTTGTAGTTACCTGGCTACCACCACTTGAATTGGACCCATTTTTATCGTTTCCA GATAACATAGGATCCAAGGATTACATTCTGCTCCCTGCTTGGATGCCAGGACACTGGATGCTATGT GTTCTGAAGCCTAAAAACAAGGCTATGTATTTTTTTGATTCAACTCACCCCTATGGGATTGGTGATGTAAAATATGTGACTGTCTTCAGGTTGcattacatacataaatattatgTTCAGAGTTCGCAGTTCAAG TAA
- the LOC127988495 gene encoding uncharacterized protein LOC127988495 isoform X1: MSEHTVEQGKEEEKEKHISIQRGSAPCFYHEEAGGTDVVMEDSAPAASMVTTGGMVCDKQLSGSRSCWDFQPSDWQSSLMERNFLIWVLRARLPEERALPYSRAEEERHSLIRARDRNVTKEVCFWLPGQDNPAQITKKKTALRDQWMEFIVTEHQRSCASVFVCSLHFEDACFTNKAQFDAGFAHRLFLKDNAVPMKKGHDHVLEPQAIANSCLDVIVMVAKEKGTDVFAANSYVVVTWLPPLELDPFLSFPDNIGSKDYILLPAWMPGHWMLCVLKPKNKAMYFFDSTHPYGIGDVKYVTVFRLHYIHKYYVQSSQFKVCCSKFVVPKFALH; this comes from the exons ATGTCGGAGCACACTGTAGAACaaggaaaagaagaagagaaagag AAGCACATATCGATTCAGAGAGGGTCAGCGCCTTGTTTCTACCATGAGGAAGCAGGTGGAACTGATGTTGTGATGGAGGACAGTGCCCCGGCTGCTTCAATGGTTACAACAGGTG GAATGGTTTGTGACAAACAGTTGTCTGGCAGTAGAAGTTGTTGGGATTTCCAGCCAAGTGATTGGCAGTCATCATTG atggagcggaatttccttatatgggtcctaagggcacgtctgccggaagagcgcgcgctcccgtatagcagagcagaggaggagagacattcactgatcagagcgagagaccgaaatgtcacaaaagaagtgtgtttttggttgccagggcaagacaaccctgcacagattaccaaaaaaaaaacagcattaagggaccagtggatggagtttattgttacagagcatcaacggagttgtgcaagtgtttttgtttgttccctgcattttgaagatgcttgttttacaaacaaggcccagtttgacgccggatttgcacatcgtttatttcttaaggataatgcagtcccaatgaaaaagggtcacgatcatgtattggaaccgcaggcg attGCAAACAGCTGTCTTGATGTGATCGTCATGGTGGCTAAGGAAAAG GGAACAGATGTGTTTGCAGCAAATTCCTATGTTGTAGTTACCTGGCTACCACCACTTGAATTGGACCCATTTTTATCGTTTCCA GATAACATAGGATCCAAGGATTACATTCTGCTCCCTGCTTGGATGCCAGGACACTGGATGCTATGT GTTCTGAAGCCTAAAAACAAGGCTATGTATTTTTTTGATTCAACTCACCCCTATGGGATTGGTGATGTAAAATATGTGACTGTCTTCAGGTTGcattacatacataaatattatgTTCAGAGTTCGCAGTTCAAGGTTTGCTGTTCAAAGTTCGTTGTTCCAAAGTTTGCTCTTCATTGA